In Actinomycetota bacterium, the genomic stretch CGCAGGGGAATACGCAGGGGCTTCCAGCAACCGGGGGCCGAGCAGCCGCGCGTGACGGCCCCCGCGCAGGCGGCGGACGTCCACATCGCGCCCACCGACCCGATCCTGGAGTACTTCCGCAGTGCCGACGGCCCCGTGGACCTCGAAAAGCTCGTCTGGCAGTCGCCGGGACTGCAGGCGCTGCGCGATGCCGGAGTGAAGCTCGTGGTCCCGCTGGTCAGCCAGGGCGAGCTGATCGGCCTGCTCAACCTGGGCCCCCGGCTTTCGGAGCAGGAGTACTCGACCGACGACCGCAAGCTCCTCGAGAACCTGGCCTCCCAGACGGCCCCGGCCGTCCGTGTCGCGCAGCTGGTGCGCGAGCAGGAGGCCGAGATCCGCAAGAGCGCCCTGTACGAGCAGGAACTGCAGATGGCGCACCTCATCCAGAACAACCTCCTGCCCAAAGAGCCCCCACAGCCGGAAGGGTGGTGCTTCGCGGCGCACTACCAGTCGGCGCGCGAGGTGGGCGGCGACTTCTACGACTTCATCGACCTGCCGGACGGCCGCCTCGGCATAGTCATCGGCGACGTCACGGACAAGGGCGTCCCGGCCGCCCTGGTGATGGCGTCGGTGCGCAGCCTGCTCAGGGCGGCCGCACAGAGGCTCGTCCACCCGCCGGAGGTCCTGCAGCGGGTGAACGACCAGTCCTGCCCGGACATGCCGCCCAAGATGTTCGCCACGTGCCTGTACGGCGTGCTCGACCCCGCCTCCGGCCGGTTCCGGTTCTCCAACGCCGGACACAACTTGCCGTACCGCAAGACCTCCGATGGCGTCGAGGAGCTTCGCGCCCGGGGAATGCCGCTCGGACTCATGCCCGGGATGGCCTACGAGGAGAAGGAAGTCGTGATCGAGCCGGGTGAGACCCTGCTGTTCTCCAGCGACGGGATCGCGGAGGCACACAGCGCCGCGGGGGAGATGTACGGCTGCCCCCGGATGATGCAGCTGGTCGCGCGGCACCCCGGCGGCGCCACGATGATGGACGGGCTGCTGGAGGACCTCTCGTCGTTCACGGGGCCCAACTGGGACCAGGAAGACGACATCACGCTCGTAGCCGTCGAGCGCAAGCACCAGGCCGCCCGTCCGGCGCAGCCAGATCGCGGAGGCCAGATGGTGGAGAGGTTCAGCGTCCCCAGCAGTCCCGGAAACGAGCGGGAGGTCATGGCGAAGGTGGCGGAGATGGTGGCCGACGCCGGATTGGAGCCCCGGCGCCTCGAGAAGCTGAAGACCGCGGTCGCGGAGGCGACCATGAACGCGATCGAGCACGGCAACAAAAACGACCCGGACGTGCCAGTCGAGGTCGCCGTGACCAGGGACTCGGACTCTATCCGCGTCCAGATCTCCGACCAGGGCGGTGAGGTCCCGGTCGCCGCCGCCGTGGACCCCGACCTCGACAAGAAGATCGCCGGGCAGCAGACGCCGCGCGGCTGGGGACTGTTCCTGATCAAGAACATGGTCGACGAGATGAACGTCGCCACCGAAGGGTCACGACACACGGTCGAGCTGGTCGTGAACCTGTCCCCACAAGGAGAGTCCGAATGAGCGAGTTCGAGGCGGTGGTCCGGCAGACGGGATCGACGGCCGTTATGGACCTGAAGGGCCAGATCGACTCGGGCGCCGACCGCAACCTGTCGGAGGCCTACGAGAAGGCCACACAGAACGGCGCCACCTGCATCCTGCTGAACTTCGCCGAGGTCGACTACATCAACTCCACGGGCATTGCGCTGGTCGTGGGGCTGCTCGCACAGGCCAGGGCGTCCGGACGGGAGATCCGGGCTTGCGGCCTGAGCGACCATTACAAGGAGATCTTCGAGATCACGAGGCTCGCGGACTTCGTGAGCATCTTTCCGGACGAGGCGAGCG encodes the following:
- a CDS encoding SpoIIE family protein phosphatase encodes the protein MARTIRRGIRRGFQQPGAEQPRVTAPAQAADVHIAPTDPILEYFRSADGPVDLEKLVWQSPGLQALRDAGVKLVVPLVSQGELIGLLNLGPRLSEQEYSTDDRKLLENLASQTAPAVRVAQLVREQEAEIRKSALYEQELQMAHLIQNNLLPKEPPQPEGWCFAAHYQSAREVGGDFYDFIDLPDGRLGIVIGDVTDKGVPAALVMASVRSLLRAAAQRLVHPPEVLQRVNDQSCPDMPPKMFATCLYGVLDPASGRFRFSNAGHNLPYRKTSDGVEELRARGMPLGLMPGMAYEEKEVVIEPGETLLFSSDGIAEAHSAAGEMYGCPRMMQLVARHPGGATMMDGLLEDLSSFTGPNWDQEDDITLVAVERKHQAARPAQPDRGGQMVERFSVPSSPGNEREVMAKVAEMVADAGLEPRRLEKLKTAVAEATMNAIEHGNKNDPDVPVEVAVTRDSDSIRVQISDQGGEVPVAAAVDPDLDKKIAGQQTPRGWGLFLIKNMVDEMNVATEGSRHTVELVVNLSPQGESE
- a CDS encoding STAS domain-containing protein, encoding MSEFEAVVRQTGSTAVMDLKGQIDSGADRNLSEAYEKATQNGATCILLNFAEVDYINSTGIALVVGLLAQARASGREIRACGLSDHYKEIFEITRLADFVSIFPDEASAVA